The Phaseolus vulgaris cultivar G19833 chromosome 10, P. vulgaris v2.0, whole genome shotgun sequence DNA window atttttaatgttattatgaaaaaattaaaacaaatattgtagtaattaaaaagaatagaaaaagattacataataaatttgattttttaataataatatgtgtagatagttaatatttttttaacatttaatgctttataaaaaaatatttatttatttgaaaattattatttttattgaatggaaatacaaatttttaatgttatattttttatttttttacattttacataGATATACCATAATgttatgaaatatatataatttatttttcatcatttacataaattgttaatattattattaaaaaatgaaatcaaatattttagtgatttaaaaaacaaaaacagaaaaaggttacataataaattagaatttttaataatatgtgtacatagttaatatttttttaacatgaaattttttataaaaaatagatttatttatttgaaattattatttttacagaatacaaataaaaatttgaaatgttatttttatatttttaaaaatttaattctttataaataatacatttatttatttatagctAATATTTTGACAGAATGCATAAATGCAAATTTGAcatgttataaataataaatgttaatgtTACAGAAgtttttatagaaattaataatgttatagaAAGTTTTATTGTTACATAAtggaaatataattaaaaaaattaatgatattatagaattttttattgttactgaatgtaaatgtaatttaaaatattataaatattattgtactaaaaccctaaaaaaaaaagttaagtgaagatatatttatttgttgattgattaaattataattttgttattctatatttattttgttatattagataaattaaatgataGAGTCATTTACAATAGAAtgtttatcataattatttaaaattagataTTAGGGTCACTATATTGGTGTAGTTTTACATCGAAACGGTAACCGCATTCAATATGTTGTATTGACACTTATCCATAATCATGGTTCTGGATCAAAGTTCAAGATTACGTGGATAACATTATGAATTCGGGTAGCCATTACGATGAGGCAGAGATGGTACATTTTGAGGAAACGGTTGCAATTTATGATGACCTTGTTGTGGCgaacatgaatttaatttcacaaatacaagaacaaattaaaaaacaaaatactgAAGGGGCTTCAATGATGATCCTTTGTATGATTGGTTTTGGATTGAATTTGTTACGTACGGTGCGTACTAGAAGGAACTGTATGAGTCAGTTCTAACCACAAAAAGAGCGTCGTAGACAAGAATTAATGGAGTACTTGGTTCACACTGAACAATGTCGTAATATTATTCGCATGGGACCAGAAGCTTTCCTTCAATTATGTCAACGAATACGGGGAATTGGACTTGTTAAAGATGCATACCGATCAACCGTGGAAGAACAAGTTGCGAAATTTCTGCACATTATTGGGCAAAATGTGAAGAATCGAAGTGTGTCATTCTTATCTCATCGGTCTGGAAAAACAGTTTCTCGtcactttcataatgttttgaGTGCAATATTAATGGAACGGTTGTAGAACCGCACATCCTTAACAACAGTCGATTTTACACCTACTTTAAGGTTTGtttatgataatattattttaaatcacgtataatgtttaatttattttgtgtttaatAAAACTTATGAAATTTGGTTTACATTGGGATTGTTTAGGAGCAATAGATGGAACTCATGTACGTGTTAAGGTTTCACGTGTTGATGCACCTCATTTTCGAGGGAGAAAAGATTGGCCAACTCAAAACATATTTGCAGCTTGTGACTTTAACATGAAGTTCACATATGTCCTGGCTGGTTGGGAAGGAATAGCCTCGGATTCAAGGATATTAAAAGGCGCTTTGGTACGAGACGATCCTTTGGTTATTCTAGAAGGTTAGTTTTAGGGGATTGGGTGTGCAGAACAATAAATAGGTTATAGTAGTATATACTAACGCAACTTTCCACTATCTTTGTAGGAAAATACTATCTTGGTGATGCATGTTTTATGTTAAAACCAAATATAATAACACCTTATTGTGGAGTTAGATACCATTTGAAAGAATATTCGCGAAGAGGGCCAAAAAATGCTAAAGAGTTGTTTAATCTTCGACATCATCACTTAGAAATGTAATTGAGAGAACATTTGGGGTGTTGAAAAAACGATTTTCAATTATAGCCAATGGGACTGAGCCACATTATGATGTCGATACTAtgacaaaaattgttttagGTTGTTGTATTCTGCATAACTTTCTTTGCAGGGTCGACAATGATGAGTCTCTAATTGAAGAAGTAGATCATGAATTGTTAGAAGAAGATGTACAACCAACCCCTAGCCATGCCCATGAGCATGATTATAGGGTAGGGTGTCATATTAGGGACACTATAGCAAACAAAATGTGGGAAgattatgtaaacaattaatttgatgaaataatatattttttgttttcttccaaTGTTTGTCATCCTAACTTTATTTAAGTAAATTAGATGGATCGTGGGAAGAATGTTGCTCCAAATTCATCAGGTGGTTATAGAGAGTTCACTAAGTGGACATGATGGAAGAgacccaagcacaagcccacatgcaagcccaccaaagagtagatttgggccaaccctaGAGTTATGGctaagaggatccaagaagtcgtttttttacatgttcaaatgtcataaactctagtgtagagtagacttttgtcaaaattagcataggaactttgtttgtaatttttcttagaattaattttggcacctaaaacaccaacctaggtaaacttagattttctaaaaaaacctctaaatttaccaaggcctaTCTAGAAAGctcatggagggggtgagcatacaaactagacacacccctccccatgtgctcatttaggctccacttttgggagggaattcatttgaatttccctccactttcttttgaatttccagccctctaaacactataaattgaggtgtttggctctcattttgtaagattaaattaagtattgttatgctgccaaacttgAGCCATACTTTTCTCCCTTGCCTAGAatttaggtcttaatcttcaatcctttcaccttccaaaggggctggccgaacctccctaaatTCCCTaatcttcatgcaccttcaaggcagccacacctcctaggagggcctTGTTCCATCAACAAACCACAAAGCTTCCGCAAACCATCCAAAATtcacaaaagagaagagctcaataccatcatttggtatcagagttatggtcttcaagagataagtatTTCTTCGTATTTTTcttcttgagttcttcttatATTCATATTGTTCatcttgtcttgctgttttttatattttaatatgatttgaatgcttttctatgcatttcaatcggtagtttttgttcaaattgtgcttgagcatcttatttcaattttgtgtaggattcttggtacattgtgttgttgtttttgattttttttaggttGCTTGAGTCTTGATTTaaattctattcggttcatattaatgtgtttgagtcattttattttctgaatctataagttttgtcaagtcatgtgattCCAAAGTTTGTCAACAAATCtttgtagtacttttcttgatttatttgtttcttgttttgttttgagTGCCTAATCTGAAttctgttttgatttgatcctttggtgcatttttctttttagtttgagttcatatttgtgtaaaagatccacacaaattccatcacattaattccattgtgtttttgaagtatatctttttgttttgattccagatttcagaatcctctgttttcacaaatctgttttggctgttttgctttatgaaaattaaatacgtcataagaaaattatgagcctctggatttcaATAGTTTGAGGTGTTagcacaaaaagaaaaaaagaatcagttgaaaaaacaaaatagaaaaaaaaagataaatcataCAAAAGAAGTGTGCATTCTGGCACTATACCTGACGGTAATTGGACACTGTTTTGGgaaatattatcataattaattggCGCATGTgattggagtgaaaccaacgccaataGTTTGTTAAGAAACTGAAttgattgtgtttaaattttcagaaacaaatacaaaatatcCAACTCAACATAAATCATTTAAGTCACGCTTTCTGGACCACAATATTTTCAATggtgctgttttggtttttcaaatcaattctagtgccaatctttaggttccttttgtgtgccatccattatttgagtgcctatttttatttgcttgtccaatTCATTCTGAACTCCTTCTAGTTGTGTCACAATATTAAATCCAATtgcagtggtgctgtttttaaattttaattgtttcttgctttcttttcttgacctctaaatttgttggtggataaatatcaattggtgcttgttgaGTGGGATTTGACTTGAGGAGAGTCTAGCTTTACTTAATAGGTATTGTATTGAAGAATTTAATTCCTTAAATCAAAGAGGATCAAGGCAAGGGGCAGCAACAAACACAATACCAAAATACACCATACACCTTGAAGGGCACAACCAATAAGAGTAACAACAAGTCAAAAGAGTGCCTtgctgaaatttaatttttgcaatttaatttatttgcaTTTCTTGAATTGTAATTACATTTCACTCttgttaattagtggattaatcacgcaattagacggtgagtgtgtcttcaaggctcaaagtgtctaagaagcctcacctaggatcGACTAGTTTAAGCTTTCTAGTTTAgcatttgttaattgctttaactTACGCCAACTGTTTTGCTTAGTTTCGCTTAATTGCTTTTGCTTAGccttgtttaaagctttgataaattgctttagttgttagatagctttgcattgttttcttgcataaaatttgatttctccatcctcattgtgttctaagtgatttacctaaagaaagaattgtgtgaagattttgagggatagtttttggctaaggcaagacttggtatttaagtagtcctttgtgactcacctctcttacctgggaagctaccttcattaactttcctcttctttcttaaagtaaagcatttctaaacacaaagttttagtcatgtcttctcactcctctaaatctcttaaaagtgatgtgaaatccttgaaatctcttttaaaacaactttccaaggatattcaatcaatttcatctaaacaattggagaatgaggccaaaactaatgaattaactaaagcaaaggatgagaaatctcaaatttcaaaaaaattacattctcatgcatataaCTCTCAAGtttatgattcttttggggaagaaagtcttaggattaatgaatatcatcaaccatcccctaggagagctagaaaagagagacaagaaaacctaaaggaggttaaggtagagctacctcatttctatggaaaagattatgtagaaacatatctatattgggaaatgagggtagagcaattgtttgcttacaaccatgtgagtgaagaaaagaaagtacctttagctaccttaagttttcaaggtgatgctatgtattggtggaatgccctaaaaagagagagacatctccacgaggaccctcccattacatattggaatgaccttaggggagccttgagatgtcgccatattccctcactttacaataggaagttgatggacaagctccaaagacttcatcaaagagatatgagtgtagaagaatattggcagaAGATGATGTCATATATTAAGAGGGCAAGGATTAACGaagacaaccataccacca harbors:
- the LOC137814377 gene encoding uncharacterized protein is translated as MEYLVHTEQCRNIIRMGPEAFLQLCQRIRGIGLVKDAYRSTVEEQVAKFLHIIGQNVKNRRAIDGTHVRVKVSRVDAPHFRGRKDWPTQNIFAACDFNMKFTYVLAGWEGIASDSRILKGALVRDDPLVILEGKYYLGDACFMLKPNIITPYCGVRYHLKEYSRRGPKNAKELFNLRHHHLEMVDNDESLIEEVDHELLEEDVQPTPSHAHEHDYRVGCHIRDTIANKMWEDYVNN